A portion of the Phacochoerus africanus isolate WHEZ1 chromosome 5, ROS_Pafr_v1, whole genome shotgun sequence genome contains these proteins:
- the NPTX2 gene encoding neuronal pentraxin-2, which yields MLALLTAGVALAVAAGAQDGPAPGNRFVCTALPPEAARAGCPLAAMPMQGGALSPEEELRAAVLQLRETVVQQKETLGAQREAISELTAKLARCEGLAGGKAPGRAASGKDTMGDLPRDPGHVVEQLSRSLQTLKDRLENLEHQLRVNVSTAALPGDFREVLQRRLGELERQLLRKVAELEDEKSLLHNETSAHRQKTESALNALLQRVTELERGNSAFKSPDAFKVSLPLRTNYLYGKIKKTLPELYAFTICLWLRSSASPGIGTPFSYAVPGQANEIVLIEWGNNPIELLINDKVAQLPLFVSDGKWHHICVTWTTRDGMWEAFQDGEKLGTGENLAPWHPIKPGGVLILGQEQDTVGGRFDATQAFVGELSQFNIWDRVLRAQEIIGIANCSTNMAGNIIPWVDNNVDVFGGASKWPVETCEERLLDL from the exons ATGCTGGCGCTGCTGACTGCCGGTGTGGCGCTCGCTGTGGCCGCCGGGGCCCAGGACGGCCCGGCGCCGGGCAACCGCTTCGTGTGCACGGCGTTGCCCCCAGAGGCGGCGCGAGCCGGCTGCCCGCTGGCAGCGATGCCCATGCAGGGCGGCGCCCTGAGCCCCGAGGAGGAGCTGCGGGCGGCGGTGCTACAGCTGCGTGAGACCGTCGTACAGCAGAAGGAGACGCTGGGCGCCCAGCGCGAGGCCATCAGCGAGCTCACTGCTAAGCTGGCGCGCTGCGAGGGTCTGGCGGGGGGCAAGGCACCAGGCCGGGCGGCCTCGGGCAAGGACACCATGGGCGATCTGCCGCGGGACCCCGGCCACGTCGTGGAGCAGCTCAGCCGCTCTCTGCAGACCCTCAAGGACCGTCTGGAGAACCTCGAG CACCAGCTCCGAGTGAACGTGTCCACGGCGGCGCTGCCCGGCGACTTTCGGGAGGTGCTCCAGCGGCGGCTGGGGGAGCTGGAGAGGCAGCTGCTGCGCAAGGTGGCCGAGCTGGAGGACGAGAAGTCCCTGCTCCACAACGAGACCTCGGCTCACCGGCAGAAGACTGAGAGCGCCCTGAACGCCCTGCTGCAGAGAGTGACAGAGCTGGAGAGAG GCAACAGTGCCTTCAAGTCACCTGATGCTTTCAAAGTGTCCCTCCCCCTCCGCACGAACTACCTGTACGGCAAGATCAAGAAGACGCTGCCCGAGCTGTACGCCTTCACCATCTGCCTGTGGCTGCGGTCCAGCGCCTCGCCGGGCATCGGCACCCCATTCTCCTACGCGGTGCCCGGGCAGGCCAACGAGATCGTGCTGATAGAGTGGGGCAACAACCCCATTGAGCTGCTCATCAACGACAAG GTTGCACAGCTGCCCCTATTTGTCAGTGATGGCAAGTGGCACCACATCTGTGTCACCTGGACGACGCGGGACGGCATGTGGGAGGCCTTCCAGGATGGGGAGAAGCTGGGCACCGGGGAGAACCTAGCCCCGTGGCACCCCATCAAGCCAGGGGGCGTGCTGATCCTCGGGCAGGAGCAG GACACGGTGGGGGGCAGGTTCGATGCCACGCAGGCCTTTGTGGGGGAGCTCAGCCAGTTCAACATCTGGGACCGCGTGCTTCGCGCCCAGGAGATCATCGGCATCGCCAACTGCTCCACGAACATGGCCGGTAACATCATCCCCTGGGTGGACAACAACGTGGACGTGTTCGGCGGGGCTTCCAAGTGGCCCGTGGAGACCTGCGAGGAGCGTCTCCTCGACTTGTAG